A region of Leifsonia xyli DNA encodes the following proteins:
- a CDS encoding thymidine kinase has protein sequence MAKLYFRYGAMNSGKSTAMLQAAYNYEERGHRVLLAKPSIDTKGDLGILSRLGVTREVDFLITPDTDAYGAFQRHRERTIKRFDTDVSALLVDEAQFLTEAQVDDLLRIALLDGIPVLAYGIRTDFQTVAFPGSRRLLEVAHSLEELKTICRCGRKAIFNARKIDGVFVFDGDQVAIDGASVSYESLCGNCYLQESRGVLNNGRRHWPVDAVPAYVDEPDPDFT, from the coding sequence GTGGCAAAACTGTATTTCCGCTATGGCGCGATGAACAGCGGCAAGAGCACGGCCATGCTTCAGGCCGCTTACAACTACGAGGAGCGCGGCCACCGCGTGCTGCTCGCCAAGCCGTCCATCGACACCAAAGGAGACCTCGGCATCCTGTCTCGCCTCGGCGTGACGCGCGAGGTGGACTTCCTCATCACCCCCGACACCGACGCGTACGGCGCCTTCCAGCGGCACCGCGAGCGCACGATCAAGCGCTTCGACACCGATGTCAGCGCGCTGCTCGTGGACGAGGCGCAGTTCCTGACCGAGGCGCAGGTCGACGACCTCCTGCGCATCGCGCTTCTCGACGGGATCCCGGTGCTGGCCTACGGCATCCGCACCGACTTCCAGACGGTCGCGTTCCCCGGCAGCCGCCGCCTGCTCGAGGTCGCGCACAGCCTCGAGGAGCTGAAGACGATCTGCCGCTGCGGACGGAAGGCGATCTTCAACGCGCGCAAGATCGACGGCGTCTTCGTCTTCGACGGGGACCAGGTCGCGATCGACGGCGCGTCCGTCTCCTACGAGTCGTTGTGCGGGAACTGTTACCTTCAGGAGAGCCGCGGCGTGCTCAACAACGGCCGCCGGCACTGGCCCGTGGATGCGGTGCCTGCGTACGTCGACGAGCCGGACCCGGACTTCACCTGA
- a CDS encoding alkanal monooxygenase, whose translation MSTSIPLNVLDLASRPAGGTNADAVAGTVRLAQEAERLGYGRFWVAEHHGMPAIASSAPAVLIAGVAAATERIRVGSGGVMLPNHAPLVVAEQFGTLHALYGDRIDLGIGRAPGTDGATAMALRRSTEGLGVEDFPQQLLDLFGFFYGGMSDANPLHGITAVPGLGDAPQVWLLGSSGYSAQVAAALGLPFAFAHHFAGENTEAALDLYRSKFEPSDILSEPHTMIAVNVVSDEDPEIVRAQSLPGQLSFLRMRRGLKPEPVSIEEALAYEFTPLEEEFIASRNARQAIGTPDEVKARLDALLASTQADELMISSGAASVEGRIRSLEIVRELYPAA comes from the coding sequence GTGAGTACCAGCATCCCCCTCAACGTCCTCGACCTCGCCAGCCGTCCCGCCGGAGGCACCAACGCCGACGCCGTCGCCGGCACCGTCCGGCTCGCGCAGGAGGCGGAGCGCCTCGGCTACGGCCGGTTCTGGGTCGCCGAGCACCACGGGATGCCGGCCATCGCATCCAGCGCCCCCGCCGTCCTCATCGCCGGCGTCGCCGCCGCCACGGAGCGCATCCGCGTCGGCAGCGGCGGCGTCATGCTGCCCAACCACGCTCCGCTCGTGGTCGCCGAGCAGTTCGGCACCCTCCACGCCCTCTACGGCGACCGCATCGACCTCGGGATCGGCCGCGCGCCGGGCACCGACGGCGCCACGGCCATGGCCCTCCGCCGCAGCACCGAGGGCCTCGGCGTCGAGGACTTTCCGCAGCAGCTGCTCGACCTGTTCGGCTTCTTCTACGGCGGGATGAGCGACGCCAACCCCCTGCACGGCATCACCGCCGTCCCCGGACTCGGCGACGCGCCCCAGGTGTGGCTGCTCGGCTCCAGCGGCTACAGCGCTCAGGTCGCGGCCGCCCTCGGGCTGCCGTTCGCCTTCGCCCACCATTTCGCGGGCGAGAACACCGAGGCGGCCCTCGACCTGTACCGTTCGAAGTTCGAGCCCAGCGACATCCTCAGCGAGCCGCACACGATGATCGCCGTGAACGTCGTCTCCGACGAGGACCCGGAGATCGTGCGGGCGCAGTCGCTGCCCGGACAGCTGTCGTTCCTGCGCATGCGCCGCGGCCTCAAGCCCGAGCCGGTCAGCATCGAGGAGGCCCTGGCGTACGAGTTCACCCCGCTCGAGGAGGAGTTCATCGCGTCCCGCAACGCCCGCCAGGCGATCGGCACGCCGGACGAGGTGAAGGCCCGTCTGGACGCGCTGCTCGCGTCGACGCAGGCCGACGAGCTGATGATCTCGTCCGGCGCCGCGAGCGTGGAGGGCCGCATCCGCTCGCTCGAGATCGTCCGGGAGCTGTACCCCGCCGCATGA
- a CDS encoding DNA topoisomerase I yields the protein MPDTKKLVIVESPNKVKSIAQYLGDGYEVMASVGHIRDLIEPKNLPPELKKGSLGKFSVDVENEFEPYYVVSDQKKKTVADLKRALKNADELLLATDEDREGEAIAWHLVEVLKPKVPVKRMVFHEITREAIEKARDNTREIDTALVDAQETRRILDRLYGYEVSPVLWRKVGPGLSAGRVQSAATRLVVDRERERLAFVPASYWGLTARLAPEDANAFEARLARLDGTRVATGRDFDDHGRLTSDARTLDEAAATTLAEAVRAPSTVVAVSKVDSKPYSRRPAAPFTTSTLQQEAARKLRFSARQTMSVAQSLYENGYITYMRTDSASLSQQATNAARAQAAKLYGPETVPDKPRTYASKSKNAQEAHEAIRPSGETFRTPAELERSLRGPELRLYDLIWKRTVASQMADAKGQTASVTVEARITEGPLDGTVAEFTASGTVITFRGFLNAYEEGKDEERNASESAEAKLPPLSEKQPLSVQDVAADGHETTPPPRYTEASLVKSLEELGIGRPSTFASIISTIIDRGYVTQRGQALVPSWVAFSVVRLLEDYFGDLVQYDFTAEMEDDLDRIADGEAERVDWLNSFYFGSGKHKGLRRVIDNLGEIDARSINSITIDDGVTLRIGKYGPYLEVAEPDAAPDATPRRVNIPPELAPDELTPAKARELIDAPVQTDRVLGTNPENGKLVLAKDGRFGPYVTEADPEDEGTVDSATGEVSEPAKKPKKSAEKPRTASLFKSMDLATLDLDTALKLLGLPRVVGADPESGDEIQAQNGRYGPYLKKGTDTRSLPSEDDIFDVDLAGALELFAQPKYGNRRASSALKEFDADPVSGKPIRIKDGRFGAYVTDGETNATIPRGETVDEVDFDRAVQLLADKRAKGPAKKPARKTAAKTTTAKASTAKAKTATKTTVAKTTAAKKPAAAKSATTRSAAAKKSAE from the coding sequence GTGCCCGACACGAAGAAGCTCGTCATCGTCGAGTCGCCGAACAAGGTGAAGTCCATCGCCCAGTACCTGGGCGACGGCTACGAGGTCATGGCCTCGGTCGGGCACATCCGCGACCTCATCGAGCCGAAGAACCTGCCCCCGGAGCTCAAGAAGGGCTCGCTCGGCAAGTTCTCCGTCGACGTCGAGAACGAGTTCGAGCCCTACTACGTCGTCTCCGATCAGAAGAAGAAGACGGTCGCCGACCTCAAGCGCGCCCTCAAGAACGCCGACGAGCTCCTCCTCGCGACGGATGAGGACCGCGAAGGAGAGGCGATCGCCTGGCACCTGGTCGAGGTGCTGAAGCCCAAGGTGCCTGTCAAGCGGATGGTGTTCCACGAGATCACCCGCGAGGCCATCGAGAAGGCCCGCGACAACACCCGCGAGATCGACACCGCGCTCGTCGACGCCCAGGAGACGCGCCGCATCCTCGACCGCCTCTACGGCTACGAGGTGTCGCCGGTGCTCTGGCGCAAGGTCGGTCCCGGCCTCTCCGCCGGGCGCGTGCAGTCCGCCGCCACCCGGCTGGTGGTCGACCGGGAGCGCGAGCGCCTCGCGTTCGTCCCGGCCTCCTACTGGGGGCTCACCGCTCGCCTCGCGCCCGAGGACGCCAACGCCTTCGAGGCCCGGCTGGCCCGGCTCGACGGCACCCGCGTGGCCACCGGACGCGACTTCGACGACCACGGACGTCTGACCTCCGACGCCCGGACCCTCGACGAGGCCGCGGCGACGACGCTCGCCGAGGCGGTCCGCGCCCCCAGCACGGTCGTCGCCGTGTCCAAGGTCGACTCCAAGCCGTACTCGCGGCGCCCCGCGGCGCCGTTCACCACCTCGACGTTGCAGCAGGAGGCGGCGCGCAAGCTCCGCTTCTCCGCGCGGCAGACGATGAGCGTCGCGCAGTCGCTGTACGAGAACGGCTACATCACCTATATGCGAACCGACTCCGCGTCGCTGTCGCAGCAGGCGACGAACGCAGCGCGTGCGCAGGCCGCCAAGCTCTACGGTCCCGAGACGGTGCCGGACAAGCCCCGCACCTATGCGTCGAAGAGCAAGAACGCCCAGGAGGCGCACGAGGCGATCCGGCCGTCCGGCGAGACGTTCCGCACGCCGGCCGAACTCGAGCGATCGCTCCGTGGGCCGGAGCTGCGGCTCTACGACCTCATCTGGAAGCGGACCGTCGCCTCGCAGATGGCCGACGCCAAGGGGCAGACCGCATCCGTCACCGTCGAGGCGCGGATCACCGAGGGACCGCTCGACGGCACAGTCGCCGAGTTCACCGCGAGCGGCACGGTCATCACGTTCCGCGGCTTCCTCAACGCGTACGAGGAAGGCAAGGACGAGGAGCGCAACGCGTCCGAGTCCGCCGAGGCCAAGCTGCCGCCGCTCTCCGAGAAGCAGCCCCTGAGCGTGCAGGACGTCGCGGCCGACGGGCACGAGACCACCCCGCCGCCTCGCTACACCGAGGCCAGCCTGGTGAAGTCGCTCGAGGAGCTGGGGATCGGCCGTCCGTCGACATTCGCGAGCATCATCTCGACCATCATCGACCGCGGCTACGTCACGCAGCGGGGTCAGGCGCTGGTCCCGAGCTGGGTGGCGTTCTCGGTCGTCCGGCTGCTGGAGGACTACTTCGGCGACCTGGTGCAGTACGACTTCACCGCCGAGATGGAGGACGACCTCGACCGCATCGCCGACGGCGAGGCCGAGCGCGTCGACTGGCTGAACAGCTTCTACTTCGGCAGCGGCAAGCACAAGGGGCTCCGTCGCGTCATCGACAACCTCGGTGAGATCGACGCCCGCAGCATCAACTCGATCACCATCGACGACGGGGTGACGCTCCGCATCGGCAAGTACGGGCCGTACCTCGAGGTCGCCGAGCCCGACGCTGCTCCGGACGCGACCCCGCGGCGGGTCAACATCCCGCCGGAGCTGGCGCCCGACGAGCTCACGCCCGCGAAGGCGCGCGAGCTGATCGACGCGCCGGTGCAGACCGACCGCGTCCTCGGGACCAACCCCGAGAACGGCAAGCTGGTCCTCGCCAAGGACGGGCGATTCGGTCCGTACGTGACCGAGGCCGATCCCGAGGACGAAGGTACCGTCGACTCCGCGACGGGCGAGGTGAGCGAGCCGGCCAAGAAGCCGAAGAAGTCCGCCGAGAAGCCGCGCACCGCGTCGCTGTTCAAGTCCATGGATCTCGCGACCCTCGACCTCGACACGGCACTCAAGCTGCTCGGTCTTCCGCGCGTCGTGGGCGCCGACCCCGAGAGCGGGGACGAGATCCAGGCGCAGAACGGCCGTTACGGGCCCTACCTGAAGAAGGGCACGGACACGCGGTCGCTGCCGAGCGAGGACGACATCTTCGATGTCGACCTGGCAGGCGCGCTCGAGCTGTTCGCTCAGCCGAAGTACGGCAACCGCCGGGCGTCCAGCGCGCTCAAGGAGTTCGACGCCGACCCGGTCAGCGGCAAGCCGATCCGGATCAAGGACGGCCGCTTCGGAGCCTACGTGACGGACGGCGAGACCAACGCGACGATCCCGCGCGGCGAGACGGTGGACGAGGTCGACTTCGATCGGGCGGTCCAGCTGCTCGCCGACAAGCGCGCCAAGGGCCCGGCCAAGAAGCCGGCCCGGAAGACGGCCGCCAAGACGACTACAGCGAAGGCGAGCACGGCCAAGGCGAAGACGGCGACGAAGACGACCGTGGCCAAGACCACCGCGGCCAAGAAGCCGGCGGCCGCGAAGTCGGCGACGACCCGATCGGCGGCCGCGAAGAAGTCCGCCGAGTGA
- a CDS encoding UDP-glucose 6-dehydrogenase: protein MRISVIGCGYLGAVHAASMAHLGHDVVGIDVDEAKIASLSAGRAPFFEPGLPEVLESAGASGRLRFTTDFAAAADADVHFVAVGTPQVADGDAADMRFVDAAFASILDHVKDGDLIVGKSTVPVGTAARLAALVAERQPGATLAWNPEFLREGFAVKDTVSPDRLVYGVPDGEAGERAAGLLDEVYASAVAAGTPVIVTDYATAELVKVSANAFLATKISFINAMAEIAEVTGADVTKLADAIGHDARIGRRFLNAGVGFGGGCLPKDIRAFSARARELGRGEAVQFLDEVDKINLRRRTRVVEMVREEAGGLAGVRVGVLGLAFKPHSDDIRDSPALEIAMRLADAGAIVTATDPQAVGNAKRRAPQLRFADSAEEAVRDADVVLLITEWPEFTGLDPAALGELVAHRTVIDGRNALDPASWRAAGWAYRGLGR, encoded by the coding sequence ATGAGAATCTCCGTGATCGGCTGCGGCTACCTGGGCGCTGTGCACGCCGCATCGATGGCGCACCTGGGCCACGACGTGGTCGGCATCGACGTGGATGAGGCGAAGATCGCCTCCCTGTCGGCCGGTCGCGCGCCGTTCTTCGAGCCCGGGCTTCCCGAGGTGCTGGAGTCGGCCGGCGCGTCCGGCCGGTTGCGGTTCACCACCGACTTCGCCGCCGCGGCGGACGCCGACGTGCACTTCGTGGCCGTCGGCACCCCGCAGGTCGCCGACGGCGACGCCGCGGACATGCGCTTCGTCGACGCCGCCTTCGCCTCGATTCTCGACCATGTGAAGGACGGCGACCTGATCGTCGGCAAGAGCACGGTCCCGGTCGGCACGGCCGCCCGGCTGGCCGCCCTCGTGGCCGAGCGGCAGCCCGGCGCGACCCTCGCGTGGAACCCCGAGTTCCTCCGGGAGGGCTTCGCCGTGAAGGACACGGTGAGCCCCGACCGCCTGGTCTACGGCGTCCCTGACGGCGAGGCCGGCGAGCGGGCCGCGGGCCTGCTGGACGAGGTCTACGCGTCCGCCGTCGCCGCGGGCACGCCGGTCATCGTCACCGACTATGCGACCGCCGAGCTGGTCAAGGTCTCCGCCAACGCCTTCCTCGCGACCAAGATCTCCTTCATCAACGCCATGGCCGAGATCGCGGAGGTGACCGGCGCGGACGTGACCAAGCTCGCGGATGCGATCGGTCACGACGCCCGCATCGGCCGCCGCTTCCTCAACGCCGGCGTCGGCTTCGGCGGCGGCTGCCTCCCGAAGGACATCCGCGCCTTCAGTGCGCGGGCTCGCGAGCTCGGCCGCGGCGAGGCCGTGCAGTTCCTGGACGAGGTCGACAAGATCAATCTGCGGCGCCGCACCCGCGTCGTCGAGATGGTCCGTGAGGAGGCGGGCGGCCTGGCCGGTGTGCGGGTCGGCGTCCTCGGGCTGGCCTTCAAGCCCCACTCCGACGACATCCGCGACTCGCCGGCGCTCGAGATCGCCATGCGGCTCGCCGACGCCGGTGCGATCGTCACCGCGACCGACCCGCAGGCCGTCGGGAACGCGAAGCGCCGGGCGCCGCAGCTGCGGTTCGCCGACTCCGCCGAGGAGGCGGTCCGGGATGCGGACGTCGTGCTGCTCATCACCGAGTGGCCCGAGTTCACCGGGCTCGACCCGGCGGCGCTCGGCGAGCTCGTCGCCCACCGGACGGTCATCGACGGCCGCAACGCGCTCGACCCGGCGTCGTGGCGCGCCGCAGGCTGGGCATATCGGGGGCTGGGCCGCTGA
- a CDS encoding acetyl-coenzyme A synthetase: MSNTIDNLLHEARRFPPSDDFVANAVANAELYERAAADRLGFWADQSRDLLHWHTPFTRTLDWSEPPFAKWFDDGELNVAYNCLDRHVLAGNGDRVAIHWEGEPGDTRTLTYAELTAEVKKAANLLTSLGIRAGDRVAIYLPMIPEAVIAMLAVARLGAIHSVVFGGFSAESLRSRIDDAEAKLVITADGGWRKGRVFPLKDAVDAALTGEASTVEHVLVVKRGENEVAWTEGRDLWWHDEIALVDADHTAKAFPAEQPLFILYTSGTTGKPKGILHTSGGYLTQAAFTHKNVFDLHPESDVYWCSADVGWITGHTYVVYGPLANGATQVLYEGTPETPHPGRWWELIEKYKVSIFYTAPTAIRSFMKIGRQHPQQFDLSSLRVLGSVGEPINPEAWMWYREVIGGDSTPIVDTWWQTETGAIMISALPGVTTLKPGSAQVPLPGISVDILDEAGTPVGKDQGGLLVVTEPWPSMLRGIWGDPERFKETYWSKFGDKYFAGDGARYDSDGDIWLLGRVDDVMNVSGHRLSTAEIESALVAHPFTAEAAVVGANDETTGQAVVAFVIIKQNQLEKADALDVAAELRKHVAQQIGAIARPRDIFIVTELPKTRSGKIMRRLLRDVAEGREVGDTTTLADTAVMSSIQAKLS; this comes from the coding sequence ATGAGCAACACAATCGACAACCTGCTCCACGAGGCACGCCGGTTCCCGCCGAGCGACGACTTCGTCGCGAACGCTGTCGCGAACGCCGAGCTGTACGAGCGCGCCGCCGCCGACCGCCTGGGTTTCTGGGCGGACCAGTCGCGCGACCTGCTCCACTGGCACACGCCGTTCACGCGCACGCTCGACTGGAGCGAGCCTCCCTTCGCGAAGTGGTTCGACGACGGAGAGCTCAACGTGGCCTACAACTGCCTCGACCGGCACGTCCTGGCGGGCAACGGCGACCGGGTCGCGATCCATTGGGAGGGTGAGCCCGGAGACACCCGCACGCTCACCTATGCCGAGCTCACGGCTGAGGTCAAGAAGGCGGCCAACCTGCTCACCAGCCTCGGCATCCGCGCCGGCGACCGCGTCGCGATCTACCTGCCGATGATCCCGGAGGCCGTCATCGCGATGCTCGCGGTGGCGCGCCTCGGCGCCATCCACTCCGTCGTCTTCGGCGGCTTCAGCGCCGAGAGCCTGCGTTCGCGCATCGACGACGCCGAGGCGAAGCTCGTCATCACGGCCGACGGCGGCTGGCGCAAGGGCCGCGTCTTCCCGCTCAAGGACGCCGTGGATGCGGCGCTCACCGGCGAGGCGAGCACGGTCGAGCACGTGCTCGTCGTCAAGCGCGGCGAGAACGAGGTGGCCTGGACCGAGGGCCGCGACCTGTGGTGGCACGACGAGATCGCGCTCGTGGACGCCGACCACACCGCGAAGGCGTTCCCCGCCGAGCAACCGCTGTTCATCCTCTACACGTCGGGCACCACGGGCAAGCCCAAGGGCATCCTGCACACCTCCGGCGGCTACCTCACGCAGGCGGCGTTCACGCACAAGAACGTGTTCGACCTGCACCCCGAGTCCGACGTCTACTGGTGCAGCGCCGACGTCGGCTGGATCACCGGCCACACCTACGTCGTCTACGGCCCGCTCGCCAACGGCGCGACGCAGGTCCTCTACGAGGGCACGCCGGAGACGCCGCACCCGGGCCGCTGGTGGGAGCTGATCGAGAAGTACAAGGTGTCGATCTTCTACACGGCGCCCACGGCCATCCGCTCGTTCATGAAGATCGGACGCCAGCACCCGCAGCAGTTCGATCTCTCGAGCCTGCGCGTGCTCGGCTCGGTGGGAGAGCCCATCAACCCCGAGGCGTGGATGTGGTACCGCGAGGTCATCGGCGGCGACAGCACGCCGATCGTCGACACCTGGTGGCAGACGGAGACCGGCGCGATCATGATCTCGGCGCTCCCGGGCGTCACGACGCTCAAGCCGGGGAGCGCGCAGGTGCCGCTGCCGGGCATCTCGGTCGACATCCTCGACGAGGCGGGCACGCCGGTCGGCAAGGACCAGGGCGGCCTGCTGGTCGTCACGGAGCCGTGGCCGAGCATGCTGCGCGGCATCTGGGGCGATCCCGAGCGCTTCAAGGAGACGTACTGGTCGAAGTTCGGCGACAAGTACTTCGCCGGCGACGGCGCGCGCTACGACAGCGACGGCGACATCTGGCTCCTGGGCCGCGTGGACGATGTGATGAACGTCTCGGGCCACCGCCTCTCGACGGCGGAGATCGAGTCGGCGCTGGTCGCGCATCCCTTCACGGCCGAGGCCGCCGTCGTGGGTGCGAACGACGAGACCACCGGGCAGGCCGTGGTCGCCTTCGTCATCATCAAGCAGAACCAGCTCGAGAAGGCGGACGCGCTGGATGTGGCGGCGGAGCTGCGCAAGCACGTCGCCCAGCAGATCGGCGCGATCGCCCGTCCGCGCGACATCTTCATCGTGACCGAGCTGCCGAAGACGCGCTCCGGCAAGATCATGCGGCGCCTGCTGCGGGATGTGGCCGAGGGACGCGAGGTCGGCGACACGACGACGCTCGCGGACACGGCGGTGATGAGCTCGATCCAGGCGAAGCTCTCCTGA
- a CDS encoding LysR family transcriptional regulator, whose product MADVEARLAQLGITLPEVVPPVAAYTPAVLDGHHVYTSGQLPMVSGALPATGKVGEGDGLVSASDAKEYARICALNALAAAKSVLGSLDRVRRIVKVVGFVASDPAFTGQPGVINGASEVLGEIFGDAGVHARSAVGVAVLPLDSPVEVELILAVD is encoded by the coding sequence ATGGCCGACGTCGAAGCCCGCCTCGCCCAGCTCGGCATCACGCTGCCCGAGGTCGTCCCGCCGGTCGCGGCGTACACGCCCGCCGTGCTCGACGGCCACCACGTCTACACCTCCGGCCAGCTGCCGATGGTGTCCGGCGCACTGCCCGCGACCGGGAAGGTCGGCGAGGGCGACGGGCTCGTGTCCGCCTCGGACGCCAAGGAGTACGCCCGCATCTGCGCGCTCAACGCGCTGGCCGCGGCGAAGAGCGTCCTGGGCTCCCTGGACCGCGTCCGCCGGATCGTGAAGGTCGTCGGCTTCGTCGCGTCGGACCCTGCGTTCACCGGCCAGCCGGGCGTGATCAACGGCGCCTCCGAGGTGCTCGGCGAGATCTTCGGCGACGCCGGCGTGCACGCCCGTTCGGCTGTCGGGGTCGCGGTGCTGCCGCTGGACTCGCCGGTCGAGGTGGAGCTCATCCTCGCCGTCGACTGA
- a CDS encoding FMN reductase — MSHPLTVVGVSGSPTHPSRTTVLVDEVARAYAEAAGGVHRTIQLAPLLPELGAGPFRNSLSPIVTEALEAVENADILVVGSPAYRATYTGLFKLFFDHIGQYALIDKPVVLTATGGSDRHALLVEHQMRPLFGFFQSLTVPLGIYASESDFADYAIRSEDLRERIDTAVSRTLPLIRANIDPQATIAQREFARPDAF, encoded by the coding sequence ATGTCGCATCCACTGACCGTGGTCGGAGTGAGCGGAAGCCCCACCCACCCGTCCCGAACCACCGTGCTGGTGGACGAGGTCGCCCGCGCGTACGCGGAGGCGGCGGGCGGCGTCCACCGCACCATCCAGCTCGCGCCGCTCCTGCCGGAGCTCGGCGCCGGCCCGTTCCGCAACAGCCTCAGCCCCATCGTCACGGAGGCGCTGGAGGCCGTCGAGAACGCGGACATCCTCGTCGTCGGCTCCCCGGCCTACCGCGCCACGTACACGGGACTGTTCAAGCTGTTCTTCGACCACATCGGCCAGTACGCGCTCATCGACAAGCCGGTGGTGCTGACGGCGACCGGCGGCAGCGACCGGCACGCGCTGCTCGTGGAGCACCAGATGCGCCCGCTGTTCGGGTTCTTCCAGTCGCTCACGGTGCCGCTCGGCATCTACGCCAGCGAGAGCGACTTCGCCGACTATGCGATCCGCTCGGAGGACCTGCGCGAGCGCATCGACACCGCGGTGTCGCGGACCCTGCCGCTCATCCGGGCGAACATCGACCCGCAGGCGACCATCGCGCAGCGGGAGTTCGCGCGGCCGGACGCGTTCTGA
- a CDS encoding thymidylate kinase has product MTGGLFITLEGGDGTGKSTQAALLEEWLTGLGRTVVRTREPGGTDAGVEIREIVLHHRGDIAPRAEALLYAADRAHHVATVVRPALARGEVVLQDRYLDSSVAYQGAGRVLDADQIRELSLWAAEGLLPDLTILLDLDEDAARARLDASRTRYDRLEAERSDFHARVRAAYLRLAEAEPERFLVVDAGRPVDEIAADIRDRLAGRV; this is encoded by the coding sequence GTGACCGGCGGCCTCTTCATCACCCTCGAGGGCGGGGACGGCACGGGCAAGTCGACCCAGGCCGCCCTGCTCGAGGAGTGGCTCACGGGCCTCGGGCGGACCGTCGTGCGCACCCGCGAGCCGGGAGGCACCGACGCGGGCGTCGAGATCCGCGAGATCGTCCTGCACCACCGCGGCGACATCGCTCCGCGCGCCGAAGCGCTGCTCTACGCGGCCGACCGAGCGCACCACGTCGCCACCGTCGTCCGCCCGGCGCTCGCGCGCGGCGAGGTCGTCCTGCAGGACCGCTACCTCGACTCGTCCGTCGCGTACCAGGGTGCCGGTCGGGTGCTGGATGCCGACCAGATCCGCGAGCTCTCGCTCTGGGCGGCTGAGGGTCTGCTGCCGGATCTCACCATCCTGCTCGACCTCGACGAGGACGCCGCCCGCGCCCGACTCGACGCCTCGCGCACGCGTTACGACCGGCTCGAGGCGGAGCGGTCCGACTTCCACGCACGGGTCCGCGCGGCCTACCTCCGCCTCGCCGAGGCCGAGCCCGAGCGGTTCCTGGTCGTCGACGCCGGCCGTCCAGTGGACGAGATCGCCGCCGACATCCGCGACCGTCTCGCGGGCCGGGTCTGA
- a CDS encoding metallophosphatase, with product MARRALRSAASALGLLAGAGAAAFAYGSLVERKAFTLREVSVPVLPAGAEPIRVLHLSDMHMAPWQRDKQEWVRSLARFRPDLIVETGDVLGHARGIDGVRAAYQDFRGIPGVFVHGSNDYFGPQLKNPLKYLVGPSKKKGSSAPRLDTAALTAFFTDLGWTDLDNRAAGLEVRGTHLEFFGVDDPHIRFDRVESIPGALDELREDDPFSDDDTWPDGGPRKERQAVTIGVVHAPYRRVLDAFVTYGASMIFAGHTHGGQVCVPGFGALVTNCDIPRAQAKGLSVWRHAFRSAYLNVSAGLGTSIYAPVRFACRPEATLVTLTAAV from the coding sequence GTGGCGCGCAGAGCTCTGCGTTCGGCGGCGTCCGCGCTCGGCCTCCTGGCCGGCGCGGGCGCCGCGGCGTTCGCCTACGGTTCGCTGGTGGAGCGCAAGGCCTTTACGCTGCGCGAGGTCAGCGTCCCGGTGCTTCCGGCCGGCGCCGAACCGATCCGCGTCCTGCACCTGTCCGACATGCACATGGCGCCGTGGCAGCGGGACAAGCAGGAGTGGGTGCGCTCGCTGGCGCGCTTCCGGCCCGACCTGATCGTCGAGACCGGGGATGTGCTGGGCCACGCGCGCGGGATCGACGGCGTGCGTGCGGCGTACCAGGACTTCCGCGGCATCCCGGGCGTCTTCGTCCACGGCTCGAACGACTACTTCGGCCCGCAGCTCAAGAACCCCTTGAAGTATCTGGTCGGCCCGTCGAAGAAGAAGGGCTCGAGCGCCCCGCGCCTCGACACGGCCGCGCTGACCGCGTTCTTCACCGACCTCGGCTGGACCGACCTCGACAACCGGGCGGCCGGGCTCGAGGTCCGGGGGACGCACCTGGAGTTCTTCGGTGTGGACGACCCGCACATCCGGTTCGACCGGGTCGAGTCGATCCCGGGCGCGCTGGACGAGCTGCGCGAGGACGACCCGTTCTCCGACGACGACACCTGGCCGGACGGCGGGCCGCGGAAGGAACGCCAGGCGGTCACCATCGGCGTCGTGCACGCCCCGTACCGCCGGGTCCTGGACGCGTTCGTCACGTATGGCGCCTCGATGATCTTCGCCGGGCACACGCACGGCGGCCAGGTCTGCGTCCCGGGCTTCGGCGCGCTGGTCACGAACTGCGACATCCCGCGCGCCCAGGCGAAGGGCCTGAGCGTCTGGCGGCACGCGTTCCGCTCGGCCTACCTGAACGTGTCCGCCGGTCTCGGCACGTCGATCTACGCGCCGGTGCGCTTCGCGTGCCGCCCGGAGGCGACCTTGGTCACGCTGACCGCCGCCGTCTGA